The following proteins are encoded in a genomic region of Thermus sp. LT1-2-5:
- the rnhA gene encoding ribonuclease HI — translation MKRVELFTDGASLGNPGPGGWAALLRHEGRERLLSGSEPCTTNNRMELKAAVEGLLALKEPCAVDLYTDSRYLERAFAERWLEKWQKNGWRTAEGTPVKNQDLWKALLAAMAPHRVRFHWVKGHAGHPENARVDREARRQAEEAKREGSPCPPPREGTLFSS, via the coding sequence GTGAAACGGGTGGAGCTTTTCACCGACGGGGCTTCCTTGGGCAACCCGGGCCCTGGGGGGTGGGCAGCCCTCCTCCGCCACGAAGGCCGGGAGAGGCTCCTCTCGGGGAGCGAACCCTGCACCACCAACAACCGTATGGAGCTCAAGGCGGCGGTGGAGGGCCTTCTGGCCCTGAAGGAGCCCTGCGCGGTGGACCTCTACACGGACAGCCGGTACCTGGAGCGGGCCTTCGCCGAAAGGTGGCTGGAGAAGTGGCAGAAAAACGGCTGGCGAACGGCAGAAGGAACCCCCGTGAAAAACCAAGACCTCTGGAAAGCCCTCCTTGCGGCCATGGCCCCCCACCGGGTGCGCTTCCACTGGGTGAAGGGCCACGCCGGCCACCCGGAAAACGCCCGGGTGGACCGGGAGGCCCGGCGCCAGGCGGAGGAGGCGAAGCGGGAGGGTTCCCCCTGCCCCCCACCCCGGGAAGGCACGCTTTTTTCCTCTTAG
- a CDS encoding DinB family protein, with amino-acid sequence MPAPFLEPLVPGVPPVVSAWVRGLEEVALHLERWAFGLPEEAFWWRPKEGANPIGGLVRHITGSSLRLATYALSLPLPEWAKRGREWELLGEAEPKEEVVARFREAWEGLLSAFKEVREEALAEEVAVGQQGVKAPRAHVLHHLVEHAQHHAGQVIYAAKLFRAG; translated from the coding sequence ATGCCCGCGCCCTTTTTGGAACCCCTGGTGCCCGGGGTGCCCCCGGTAGTTTCCGCCTGGGTCCGGGGCTTGGAGGAGGTGGCCCTTCACCTGGAGCGGTGGGCCTTTGGCCTGCCGGAGGAGGCCTTCTGGTGGCGGCCCAAGGAGGGGGCGAACCCCATCGGCGGCTTGGTGCGCCACATCACGGGAAGCTCCCTGCGCCTCGCTACCTACGCCCTCAGCCTGCCCCTTCCCGAGTGGGCCAAGCGGGGCCGGGAGTGGGAGCTCCTGGGGGAGGCGGAGCCTAAGGAGGAGGTGGTGGCCCGCTTCCGGGAGGCCTGGGAAGGCCTCCTTTCCGCCTTCAAGGAGGTGCGGGAGGAGGCCCTGGCTGAGGAGGTGGCCGTGGGCCAACAGGGGGTGAAGGCCCCCAGGGCCCACGTCCTCCACCATCTGGTAGAGCACGCCCAGCACCACGCTGGCCAGGTGATCTACGCCGCCAAGTTGTTTCGAGCCGGGTAG
- a CDS encoding acyl-CoA carboxylase subunit beta, protein MLETALRPEDRENPAFKANKDAWVALVRDFKESLEKVRQGGGPRAIERQHQKGRLTARERIQRLIDPGTEFYELMAFAGYGMYEEWGGAPAGGVITGLGRIAGQDWMIIANDATVKAGAFFPITAKKVIRAQTMALENRIPTVYLVDSAGVFLPLQDEVFPDQDDFGRIFYLNARMSALGIPQISAIMGNCVAGGAYLPVMTDVLIMTEGSGLYLAGPALVKAAIGQEVSSEELGGARMHAEVSGTVDFYEPTDEAALERIRQLAALYPPPRLAPWAEGRKEPKEPLYPIEDLYGLISPDGSRPYDLREVIARIVDGSEFLEYKAHYGETLVTGFARIGGFPVGIVGNQRLVLKKKGRIEVGGVIYPEAADKAARFILEVNQMNIPLLFLQDVTGFMVGKEAEQAGIIRRGAKLVNAVSNSAVPKITLILGGSFGAGNYALAGKAYAPRFLFAWPSARYAVMGGAQAAKTLLELEVEKLRRQGQEPSDEELKELYERIKGRYEETLDPRYAAARLWVDGVIFPHETRKWLIKALEACALNPEREPFRVGVFQV, encoded by the coding sequence ATGCTGGAAACCGCCCTCCGCCCCGAGGACCGGGAAAACCCCGCCTTCAAGGCCAACAAGGACGCCTGGGTGGCCCTGGTGCGGGACTTCAAGGAAAGCCTGGAGAAGGTGCGCCAGGGAGGGGGCCCCAGGGCCATAGAGCGCCAGCACCAAAAGGGACGCCTCACCGCCCGGGAGCGGATCCAGCGGCTCATCGACCCCGGCACGGAGTTCTACGAGCTCATGGCCTTTGCCGGCTACGGCATGTACGAGGAGTGGGGCGGGGCCCCTGCGGGTGGGGTCATCACCGGCCTGGGGCGTATTGCGGGCCAGGACTGGATGATCATCGCCAACGACGCCACGGTGAAGGCGGGGGCCTTCTTCCCCATCACCGCCAAGAAGGTGATCCGGGCCCAGACCATGGCCCTGGAAAACCGCATCCCCACCGTCTACCTGGTGGACTCCGCCGGGGTTTTCCTGCCCCTGCAGGACGAGGTCTTCCCCGACCAGGACGATTTCGGCCGCATCTTCTACCTAAACGCCCGCATGTCCGCCCTGGGCATTCCCCAGATCAGCGCCATCATGGGCAACTGCGTGGCCGGGGGAGCCTACCTCCCCGTGATGACGGACGTCCTCATCATGACGGAAGGGAGCGGGCTCTACCTGGCAGGGCCCGCCCTGGTGAAGGCGGCCATTGGCCAGGAGGTATCCTCGGAGGAGCTTGGGGGGGCCAGGATGCATGCGGAGGTCTCGGGCACGGTGGACTTCTACGAGCCCACGGACGAGGCGGCCTTGGAGCGCATCCGGCAGCTGGCCGCCCTCTACCCGCCCCCCCGCCTCGCCCCCTGGGCCGAGGGGCGCAAGGAGCCCAAAGAGCCCCTCTACCCCATAGAGGACCTCTACGGCCTCATCTCCCCGGACGGCTCCCGCCCCTATGACCTGCGGGAGGTGATCGCCCGGATCGTGGACGGCTCGGAGTTTTTGGAGTACAAGGCCCACTACGGGGAGACCCTGGTCACGGGCTTCGCCCGCATCGGCGGCTTTCCCGTGGGCATTGTGGGCAACCAGCGCCTGGTCCTCAAGAAGAAGGGGCGGATCGAGGTGGGCGGGGTCATCTACCCCGAGGCGGCGGACAAGGCGGCGCGGTTTATCCTCGAGGTCAACCAGATGAACATCCCCCTCCTCTTCCTCCAGGACGTCACCGGCTTCATGGTGGGCAAGGAGGCGGAGCAGGCGGGGATTATCCGCCGTGGGGCCAAGCTGGTGAACGCCGTGTCCAACTCCGCCGTGCCCAAGATCACCCTGATCCTCGGGGGCTCCTTCGGGGCGGGGAACTACGCCCTGGCGGGCAAGGCCTACGCCCCCCGCTTCCTCTTCGCCTGGCCCAGCGCCCGGTATGCGGTGATGGGTGGGGCGCAGGCGGCGAAGACCCTCTTGGAGCTGGAGGTGGAAAAGCTAAGGCGCCAAGGCCAAGAGCCCTCGGACGAGGAGCTAAAGGAGCTCTACGAGCGCATCAAGGGGCGGTACGAGGAAACCCTGGACCCCCGCTACGCCGCGGCCAGGCTTTGGGTGGATGGGGTAATCTTCCCCCACGAAACGCGGAAGTGGCTCATCAAGGCCCTCGAGGCCTGCGCCTTGAACCCGGAACGGGAGCCCTTTCGGGTGGGGGTGTTCCAGGTATGA
- a CDS encoding zinc-binding dehydrogenase, whose protein sequence is MRAVVLKGFGGLEMLEERDLPVPEPGPGEVLVKNLAVAVNPVDAKIRAAGRWAGVEPPFVLGYDAAGVVAKVGPGVKDLKEGDEVYYTPEIFGNPHGTYAEYTPVPASLVAPKPKTLSFAEAAAIPLAGGTAWEGVVRRLAVRPGEAVLVMGGAGGVGSFAVQFAKAAGAFVIATASQENLPMLAELGADLALDYRGPWQEEVLRATEGQGVDAAVETAGENLVERVIPVVRPFGRIATILPPQGNLSGLYTKNQTLYGVFLTRERRRLEEMRPLFERGQAKPLLAEVLPFSVENLRKVHARMDLGHGRGKIVLTF, encoded by the coding sequence ATGCGTGCGGTGGTGCTCAAGGGGTTTGGCGGCTTGGAGATGCTGGAGGAGCGGGACCTGCCGGTGCCCGAGCCGGGGCCGGGTGAGGTTCTCGTGAAGAACCTCGCGGTGGCCGTAAACCCCGTGGACGCCAAGATCCGGGCCGCAGGCCGTTGGGCTGGGGTAGAGCCCCCCTTTGTTCTGGGATACGACGCCGCGGGGGTGGTGGCCAAGGTGGGTCCCGGGGTGAAGGACCTTAAGGAGGGGGACGAGGTCTACTACACCCCGGAGATCTTCGGCAACCCCCACGGGACGTATGCGGAGTACACCCCGGTACCCGCGAGCCTCGTGGCGCCGAAGCCCAAAACCCTCTCCTTCGCCGAGGCGGCGGCCATTCCCTTGGCGGGGGGAACAGCCTGGGAAGGGGTGGTGCGCCGCTTGGCGGTGCGCCCCGGGGAAGCGGTCCTCGTCATGGGGGGTGCGGGCGGCGTGGGCTCCTTCGCCGTGCAGTTCGCCAAGGCGGCTGGGGCCTTCGTCATCGCCACGGCAAGCCAGGAGAACCTTCCCATGCTCGCCGAGCTTGGGGCGGACCTCGCCTTGGACTACCGGGGCCCGTGGCAGGAGGAGGTGCTCCGGGCCACGGAGGGCCAGGGGGTGGACGCCGCCGTTGAGACGGCGGGGGAGAACCTGGTGGAGCGCGTGATCCCCGTGGTGCGCCCCTTCGGCCGCATCGCCACCATCCTGCCTCCTCAGGGGAACCTTTCCGGGCTCTACACCAAGAACCAGACCCTCTACGGGGTTTTCCTCACCCGGGAGCGGAGGCGGCTCGAGGAGATGCGCCCCCTCTTTGAACGGGGCCAGGCCAAGCCGCTCCTTGCCGAGGTCCTGCCCTTCAGCGTGGAGAACCTGCGCAAGGTCCACGCCCGCATGGATTTGGGCCACGGGCGGGGGAAGATCGTCCTGACCTTCTAG
- a CDS encoding DUF4900 domain-containing protein, producing MRQKGIALVIALATVLVVSGIGTLLFLRTLGEIRHSGQDQGIVQTLMLARGAANAGGTFLSTTARDRLSAIVRATASTTDCWAYGGSSNCQTGGQPDPVAVAQALVTVASQFQTQVDNYLCPNGTPRNLSPSGLDGTVTLRVHFTTSACGRSLPPNTRLTEGRFVEGAPRGVGSGASQTYALPFVMVAEATLGPYRRNIVLQGEYRFTVGRASFARWALFTNVHTLPNGTDVWFTDRTLFDGPVHTNSHFRFYRQPWFGGEVTSAGCTNPGDSSCSGQTRAGAYFYGVNGGNLVLANNMQPSASAPSYRNTYGTHAPQFTAGVDWNAPFIPLPQNNQEQKQAAQAAGLYFGRTITSLRLSRRCVNETTGLEVPCSLPLPVGVTKYQYIEVTYCADNNCRNTNTEAYRYGEDRKLYRKVTQGQTTSWQVEQRQGSEVYFNGVIFTDGAINSLQGPDRTNGNDPSTAGPALAEFAQITVAATDTIQISGDLKYETPPCSGVPTRNSDGTVTPPTCDNLTARNVLGVYSQDGNILIDQGAPRNLHIHASLMSAKGVVAVENYNSISDKGSVYLIGGIIEKYYGAFGTFNAQTGQNSTGYGRAFTYDRRFLQGVAPPFFPTTGQDQVTGVTVFSYGQREQVY from the coding sequence ATGCGTCAAAAAGGCATCGCTTTGGTAATCGCCCTCGCCACGGTATTGGTGGTTTCGGGTATCGGCACCTTGCTTTTCCTGCGTACGTTGGGTGAGATCCGCCATAGCGGTCAGGATCAGGGCATCGTCCAGACCCTGATGCTGGCTCGGGGTGCGGCTAACGCTGGAGGCACCTTCTTGAGCACCACGGCGCGGGACCGCTTGAGCGCCATCGTGCGGGCTACGGCGAGCACCACAGACTGCTGGGCCTACGGGGGAAGCAGCAACTGCCAAACGGGGGGTCAGCCTGACCCTGTGGCCGTAGCCCAGGCCCTGGTCACGGTGGCCTCCCAGTTTCAAACCCAAGTAGACAATTACCTGTGCCCTAATGGAACGCCCCGAAACCTTTCCCCTTCCGGCCTTGATGGCACGGTGACGCTACGGGTTCACTTCACCACGAGCGCTTGTGGGCGAAGCCTTCCCCCTAATACCCGCTTGACGGAGGGGCGCTTTGTGGAAGGCGCGCCCCGGGGGGTGGGGAGCGGGGCTTCCCAGACCTATGCCCTACCCTTTGTTATGGTGGCGGAGGCAACCCTCGGCCCTTACCGCCGCAATATCGTTCTCCAGGGGGAGTACCGGTTCACCGTGGGGCGGGCTAGCTTTGCCCGCTGGGCGCTTTTTACCAACGTTCATACCCTACCCAATGGCACGGATGTTTGGTTCACCGACCGAACCCTTTTTGACGGGCCTGTCCATACCAACAGCCACTTTCGCTTCTACCGTCAGCCCTGGTTCGGGGGGGAGGTGACCAGCGCAGGGTGCACCAATCCAGGAGATTCCAGCTGTAGCGGCCAGACCCGGGCTGGGGCTTACTTCTACGGCGTTAATGGGGGCAACTTGGTCCTGGCAAACAACATGCAGCCTTCAGCCAGCGCTCCTTCTTACCGCAATACCTACGGCACCCACGCACCCCAGTTCACCGCCGGGGTGGACTGGAATGCGCCCTTCATTCCCCTCCCTCAGAACAACCAGGAGCAGAAACAGGCAGCCCAAGCTGCGGGGCTCTACTTCGGGCGGACCATTACCTCTTTGCGCCTTTCCCGGAGATGCGTGAACGAAACCACGGGCTTGGAGGTGCCGTGCAGCCTTCCGCTTCCCGTGGGAGTGACCAAATACCAGTACATAGAGGTCACCTACTGCGCTGACAACAACTGCCGTAACACCAACACGGAGGCCTACCGCTACGGGGAGGACCGGAAGCTTTACCGAAAGGTAACCCAAGGGCAGACCACTTCCTGGCAGGTGGAGCAGCGCCAAGGAAGCGAGGTCTACTTCAATGGCGTGATCTTCACCGACGGGGCTATAAACAGCCTACAGGGGCCCGACCGTACCAATGGCAACGATCCCAGCACGGCGGGGCCGGCCTTAGCGGAGTTTGCCCAGATTACCGTGGCAGCCACGGACACCATACAGATCTCCGGGGACCTCAAGTACGAAACACCCCCTTGCTCCGGCGTGCCGACCCGCAATTCCGATGGCACCGTGACCCCTCCTACCTGCGACAACCTCACCGCTAGGAATGTGCTTGGCGTCTATAGCCAGGACGGGAACATCCTCATAGACCAAGGCGCCCCGCGTAACCTTCACATCCACGCTTCCCTTATGAGCGCTAAAGGAGTGGTGGCGGTGGAAAACTACAACTCCATCTCGGACAAGGGAAGCGTGTACCTTATTGGGGGCATTATCGAGAAATACTACGGCGCCTTCGGTACGTTTAACGCCCAGACCGGGCAAAACTCCACTGGCTATGGCCGCGCCTTCACCTACGACCGCCGTTTTCTCCAAGGGGTGGCGCCCCCCTTCTTCCCCACCACGGGGCAGGACCAGGTGACGGGGGTCACGGTCTTCAGCTACGGGCAACGGGAACAGGTGTACTGA
- a CDS encoding prepilin-type N-terminal cleavage/methylation domain-containing protein — MKRSLGLTLLEVLIALSILSLVLLAFNAVLISSLRQTSVSGGRTQAVQILNYVGRRIVGGEAALLPGSTPIAYGYGTLRQAFPDLPQEARFANPDLYRVAVSNLGTPSWASSLGVSLNEYRIQVCWRQSGQEYCTEGRTFSAPPAPSGSPPPPLEGVN, encoded by the coding sequence ATGAAGAGAAGCCTAGGTCTCACCTTGTTGGAAGTGCTCATCGCCCTTTCCATCCTTTCCCTTGTGTTGTTGGCTTTCAACGCCGTTTTGATTTCTAGCTTACGGCAGACTTCCGTTTCCGGGGGCAGGACGCAGGCGGTACAGATCCTGAACTATGTGGGCCGCAGGATCGTGGGGGGAGAGGCCGCCTTGCTTCCAGGGTCCACCCCCATCGCCTACGGCTATGGGACGCTTCGCCAGGCTTTTCCAGACCTTCCCCAAGAGGCTCGCTTCGCCAATCCGGACCTATACCGGGTGGCGGTGAGCAACTTGGGAACCCCTAGTTGGGCTTCCTCCTTGGGGGTTAGCCTAAACGAGTACCGCATCCAGGTTTGCTGGCGGCAAAGCGGCCAGGAGTACTGCACGGAGGGGCGAACCTTTTCTGCGCCACCTGCTCCCTCAGGCTCCCCGCCTCCTCCCCTGGAGGGGGTTAACTAA
- a CDS encoding CDGSH iron-sulfur domain-containing protein, producing MRLRFRENGPYILDLPEGSAFRLNGEERRLERPKLALCRCGHSGNKPFCDGTHKEVGFQAEAGEIEVQ from the coding sequence ATGCGCCTCCGCTTCCGGGAAAACGGCCCCTACATCCTGGACCTCCCCGAGGGAAGTGCCTTCCGCCTGAACGGGGAGGAAAGGCGGCTAGAGCGACCCAAGCTCGCCCTTTGCCGCTGCGGCCACTCCGGGAACAAGCCCTTTTGCGACGGCACCCACAAGGAGGTGGGCTTCCAGGCGGAAGCCGGGGAAATAGAGGTTCAGTAG
- the tilS gene encoding tRNA lysidine(34) synthetase TilS, producing the protein MHPLEALFRERLAALAPEDPLVLAVSGGGDSVALAHLVHRAGRRAVVAHLDHALRPDSAEDLAFVRALAERLGFPFFAERVEVGKIARERGENLEALAREVRYAFLHRVAKRVGAKAILTAHTLDDQAETLLLKLLQGTARGLGIREKEGLVVRPLLPFPREALRDYLRSLGEAWREDPTNQDPALDRNYLRLVVFPLLLERFPAAREALARFAKVQEVEDLHLEEEARARLLPDPRFFVPAYRVAPLVEAPPALRRRALRQVLEGLSLRPEARLIALLEGALAGRAATLPEGHTARRKGGTLFLIPPAPRLPLPPGFRRPEPGDYLRMPYGRKRLRDFLAEKGVPKELKGLWPVRAEGKEVVEVYGLFPPGEGERYMGLALEEAEKALAQGEVPVGAVLAVGERLYRAHNLVEATKDPTAHAEMLLLRQVGKEARGGRVYVTLEPCLMCQHALTQAGVEVVYGTENLKEGALTRFGLKGKVLGGVREGECAKLLRDFFARLREGCRSG; encoded by the coding sequence TTGCATCCCCTAGAGGCCCTCTTCCGTGAGCGCCTGGCGGCCCTGGCCCCGGAGGACCCCTTGGTCCTGGCGGTTTCAGGGGGCGGGGACTCCGTGGCCTTGGCCCACCTGGTCCACCGCGCGGGGCGGAGGGCGGTGGTGGCCCACCTGGACCACGCCCTAAGGCCCGATAGCGCCGAGGACCTGGCCTTCGTGCGGGCCTTGGCGGAGCGGCTTGGCTTTCCCTTCTTCGCCGAGCGGGTGGAGGTGGGAAAGATCGCCCGGGAAAGGGGGGAAAACCTCGAGGCCTTGGCCCGGGAGGTGCGCTACGCCTTCCTCCACCGGGTGGCCAAGCGGGTGGGCGCCAAGGCTATCCTCACCGCCCACACCCTGGACGACCAAGCGGAAACCCTTCTCCTCAAGCTCCTCCAGGGCACGGCCCGGGGGCTTGGCATTCGGGAGAAGGAGGGCCTGGTGGTGCGGCCCCTCCTCCCTTTCCCCCGGGAGGCGCTCCGGGACTACCTGAGGTCCTTGGGGGAGGCCTGGCGGGAGGACCCCACCAACCAAGACCCTGCCTTGGACCGCAACTACCTCCGCCTCGTGGTATTCCCCCTCCTTCTGGAGCGCTTTCCCGCTGCCCGGGAGGCCCTGGCCCGCTTCGCCAAGGTTCAGGAGGTGGAGGACCTCCACCTGGAGGAGGAGGCTAGGGCGCGCCTCCTCCCCGACCCCCGCTTCTTCGTCCCCGCCTACCGGGTGGCCCCCCTTGTGGAAGCCCCCCCTGCCCTCCGCCGCCGCGCCCTCCGCCAGGTCTTGGAGGGCCTTTCCCTCCGCCCCGAGGCCCGGCTCATCGCCCTCTTGGAAGGCGCCTTGGCGGGCCGGGCCGCTACCTTGCCGGAGGGCCACACGGCCCGCCGCAAAGGGGGGACGCTTTTCCTCATCCCCCCGGCCCCCAGGCTCCCCCTTCCCCCCGGCTTCCGCCGCCCGGAGCCCGGGGACTACCTGAGGATGCCCTACGGCCGCAAGCGCCTCCGCGACTTCTTGGCGGAAAAGGGGGTGCCCAAGGAGCTCAAGGGCCTTTGGCCCGTGCGGGCGGAGGGGAAGGAGGTGGTGGAGGTCTATGGGCTCTTTCCCCCGGGGGAGGGGGAAAGGTACATGGGCCTTGCCCTGGAGGAGGCGGAAAAGGCCTTGGCCCAGGGGGAGGTGCCCGTGGGGGCGGTGTTGGCGGTGGGAGAAAGGCTTTACCGGGCCCACAATCTGGTGGAGGCCACCAAGGACCCCACGGCCCATGCGGAGATGCTCCTCCTGCGGCAGGTTGGGAAGGAGGCCCGGGGCGGGCGGGTCTACGTGACCCTGGAGCCTTGCCTCATGTGCCAGCACGCCCTCACGCAGGCGGGGGTGGAGGTGGTCTACGGGACGGAAAACCTGAAGGAGGGAGCCCTCACCCGCTTTGGCCTCAAGGGGAAGGTCTTGGGTGGCGTGCGGGAAGGGGAGTGTGCTAAGCTCTTAAGGGACTTCTTCGCCCGGCTCAGGGAGGGGTGCCGGAGCGGTTGA
- a CDS encoding YkgJ family cysteine cluster protein encodes MTPEEAWRSLDLDLSDYLAKKGVVPSCRAGCFACCFGLVILSRLEGEALLPHLTEAQKDRVLAEGPRRLALLARGKDQEDFPSRFFQNRIPCPFLAGGLCGVYPHRPLACRGLLTASDPALCAPEARAPEGHFLPVPWRMARRKMEALWEDEERRYGYVLLGEMVGLLYLLLTGLPQERAEAEARLKALGVLGGRWGFQVVPTA; translated from the coding sequence ATGACCCCAGAGGAAGCCTGGCGTAGCCTAGACCTGGACCTCAGCGACTACCTGGCGAAAAAGGGGGTGGTCCCCTCCTGCCGGGCGGGGTGCTTCGCCTGTTGCTTCGGCCTGGTGATCCTGTCCCGCCTCGAGGGGGAAGCCCTCCTCCCCCACCTCACGGAAGCGCAAAAAGACCGGGTCCTGGCGGAGGGCCCAAGGCGCCTCGCCCTCCTCGCCCGGGGGAAGGACCAGGAAGACTTCCCCAGCCGCTTTTTCCAAAACCGTATCCCCTGTCCCTTTCTGGCAGGGGGGCTTTGCGGGGTCTACCCCCACCGCCCCCTGGCCTGCCGGGGCCTCCTCACCGCCTCCGACCCCGCCCTTTGCGCCCCCGAGGCCAGGGCCCCCGAAGGGCACTTCCTCCCCGTGCCTTGGCGCATGGCCCGGCGCAAAATGGAAGCGCTTTGGGAAGATGAGGAAAGGCGCTACGGCTACGTGCTCCTCGGGGAGATGGTGGGGCTCCTTTACCTCCTCCTGACGGGGCTTCCCCAGGAGCGGGCGGAGGCGGAAGCCCGCCTGAAGGCCCTCGGGGTCCTGGGGGGGCGGTGGGGGTTCCAGGTGGTCCCCACCGCCTAA
- a CDS encoding hydroxymethylglutaryl-CoA lyase has translation MTAKWVECPRDAWQGFSRFIPTEEKVAFLKKLLEVGFSHLDLTSFVSPKWVPQMQDAEAVLAALPPPEGRTYLAIVANEKGLERALAAQNLTHVGYPFSLSETFQRKNTNRSIAESWPLVAGMVRAVEGRLGLVVYLSMAFGNPYGDPWSVERVLEAIARLRELGVREIALADTYGVADAERVRTVLEAAVARFGAEGLGAHLHARPEGALAKVEAVLQAGVFWLEGALAGVGGCPFAGDELVGNLPTERVLPFLEARGLSTGVDLSRLPLLAEEAARLRLRYA, from the coding sequence ATGACGGCCAAGTGGGTGGAGTGCCCCCGCGACGCCTGGCAGGGCTTTTCCCGCTTCATCCCCACCGAAGAGAAGGTAGCCTTCCTGAAGAAGCTTTTGGAAGTGGGGTTTTCCCACCTGGACCTCACCAGCTTCGTCTCCCCCAAGTGGGTGCCCCAGATGCAAGACGCCGAGGCGGTGCTGGCGGCGCTGCCACCCCCCGAAGGGCGCACCTACCTGGCCATCGTGGCCAACGAAAAGGGCTTGGAACGGGCCTTGGCGGCCCAAAACCTCACCCACGTGGGCTACCCCTTCTCCCTTTCGGAAACCTTCCAGCGGAAGAACACCAACCGCTCTATCGCCGAATCCTGGCCCCTGGTGGCGGGGATGGTGCGGGCGGTGGAGGGAAGGCTTGGCCTGGTGGTCTACCTCTCCATGGCCTTCGGCAACCCTTACGGGGACCCCTGGAGCGTGGAGAGGGTCCTGGAGGCCATCGCCCGGCTAAGGGAGCTTGGGGTGCGGGAGATCGCCCTGGCGGACACCTACGGGGTGGCGGACGCGGAGAGGGTCCGAACGGTCCTGGAGGCCGCCGTGGCCCGCTTTGGGGCGGAGGGGCTTGGGGCCCACCTCCACGCCCGGCCCGAAGGGGCCTTGGCCAAGGTGGAGGCGGTCTTGCAGGCGGGGGTTTTCTGGCTGGAAGGGGCCCTGGCGGGGGTGGGGGGGTGCCCCTTCGCCGGGGACGAGCTGGTGGGCAACCTGCCCACGGAAAGGGTCTTGCCCTTCCTGGAGGCCAGGGGCCTCTCCACGGGGGTGGACCTAAGCCGCCTCCCCCTCTTGGCGGAGGAGGCGGCGCGGCTCAGGCTCCGCTACGCCTAG
- a CDS encoding prepilin-type N-terminal cleavage/methylation domain-containing protein gives MRKPSGFTLLELLLALAILATVMAIAYGGMVQFMGFRSDLDATAGAQAKLRRIVEVFTQDLRSAVFGGLASTPYPTGQASVSFALIEGGAGYPVLPHDSGSNNSFKQASEAKILVLANQASAIGISRGDYVLMVNANGDGVILPVTGVNAVGGQPNRWHVVHAGCGNTIDYTPNTLLFRVRTLGFRYDSNTKELVYREGSGGEVPVAFNLTRFAIGYVYEAGQADVLVNPQGYNYANPTGTPPFQITQDDKTYTLRRLSLVLGTEALSRGRSVSRVYTSQVELSSNTQYQVRRILPCQ, from the coding sequence ATGCGGAAACCCTCAGGCTTTACCCTTTTAGAGCTTCTCCTGGCCTTGGCCATCTTGGCCACGGTCATGGCCATTGCTTACGGCGGGATGGTGCAGTTCATGGGCTTTCGCTCAGATCTGGACGCCACTGCGGGCGCTCAGGCTAAGCTTCGCCGTATTGTGGAGGTATTTACCCAGGATTTGCGGAGCGCGGTGTTCGGGGGGCTGGCCTCCACGCCCTATCCCACCGGCCAGGCCAGCGTTTCCTTCGCCCTTATAGAGGGTGGGGCCGGATATCCCGTTTTGCCCCATGATAGTGGGAGCAACAACAGCTTCAAGCAGGCGTCAGAGGCCAAAATCCTGGTTTTGGCAAACCAAGCCTCTGCCATAGGTATTTCGCGTGGAGATTACGTTCTTATGGTCAATGCCAACGGGGACGGGGTCATCCTTCCGGTTACCGGGGTGAACGCCGTGGGGGGGCAGCCTAACCGTTGGCACGTGGTTCATGCGGGATGTGGCAACACCATCGACTACACGCCCAACACCCTGCTCTTCCGGGTGCGTACCTTGGGGTTTAGGTATGATTCGAACACGAAGGAACTGGTGTACCGCGAAGGCTCAGGGGGAGAGGTCCCCGTGGCGTTTAACCTGACCCGCTTCGCCATCGGCTACGTCTATGAGGCTGGCCAGGCGGACGTGTTGGTGAACCCCCAAGGCTACAATTACGCCAACCCCACCGGCACGCCCCCCTTCCAGATTACCCAAGATGACAAGACATACACCTTGAGGCGCCTTTCCCTGGTGTTGGGCACCGAAGCGCTTTCCCGTGGCCGCTCGGTGAGCCGGGTCTACACGAGCCAGGTGGAGCTTTCCTCCAACACCCAGTACCAGGTGCGGCGCATTCTGCCTTGCCAATGA
- a CDS encoding DUF3197 domain-containing protein has translation MERIGLRAAPRVSLEALKEALRGLRLPEVKVYLITDWQDRRDKARYALLLHGGKKDLLVPDAFGPAFPGGEEALAELVDLLLRGGARKFYEAVVSPGEMTALLDLSPEELVKRVVAVANPTDPGIYLKRAA, from the coding sequence ATGGAACGCATTGGCCTGCGCGCGGCGCCAAGGGTGAGCCTCGAGGCCCTAAAGGAGGCCTTGCGGGGCCTTCGCCTTCCCGAGGTCAAGGTCTACCTCATCACCGACTGGCAGGACCGGAGGGATAAGGCCCGCTACGCCCTCCTCCTCCACGGGGGGAAGAAGGACCTCTTGGTCCCCGATGCCTTCGGCCCCGCTTTTCCTGGAGGGGAGGAGGCCTTGGCGGAGCTCGTGGACCTCTTGCTCCGGGGCGGGGCGAGGAAGTTCTACGAGGCGGTGGTCTCCCCTGGGGAGATGACCGCCCTCCTGGACCTCTCCCCGGAGGAGCTGGTGAAGCGGGTGGTGGCCGTCGCCAACCCCACGGACCCCGGCATCTACCTTAAGCGGGCGGCTTAG